One Vespa crabro chromosome 9, iyVesCrab1.2, whole genome shotgun sequence genomic region harbors:
- the LOC124426749 gene encoding LOW QUALITY PROTEIN: uncharacterized protein LOC124426749 (The sequence of the model RefSeq protein was modified relative to this genomic sequence to represent the inferred CDS: inserted 2 bases in 1 codon; substituted 1 base at 1 genomic stop codon) has product MRNWPNTASGIISRWCSVEESPIAPERRRFRRVHGLQLPLHPQQVAGWAISLFIGSGTFAVSTPLLEPFGLRPLLSISLATIFLVHLLFHLAVLLLDPADPRVRARPTNLVVPEFDRKKHPHVIENGRCHLCNITTTGDRTKHCSICNKCVVRFDHHCKWLNNCIGGRNYPLFLACLISAILSSLSVLALSIAELFLFNVHREIRRSNATMENVTSLPSTVFPIQQPPGTGTLLVILTIGILSAIAAILLIHLCFFHGYIAYLGLTTYEYVRNKRERKLEVGKTDLTTNTTSCPSFCARVNVPARYRFCDSRVDASMEVVSRERNGMKEYTEYGIDRSEDMSLGRNRKNNFRLCFTYETNSNGASIELSSRSTLGEDNNEKHRKNSSSWTGNVAVAVAESPDFKSSTPSPVSCCFSIVNPISSVRLERNKQTRSRRCRKDSTESASTSTTPKERRTCGTIGRIRTFLRTRFKKNSRQRSINAENVDRTKRRNRVAPSVDREEGNNVAETSVSTFENRLENENDTTEESSFASSSRPSNKLPPLDLRTARISSIDEIVTDEIGPDLIPVPPSTVTAIVTSPTVIPPPIRTISSISKRNNHQSHLRARRSSLRKRPRFKMGPRLAQSAQLSPIPESEFSKPASPRSPPQSNHFAFPPLQDTMNMNENDESTSKSEKINVWKDVLGSPRYVVAPMVDASELAWRLLSRRHGAQLCYTPMLHSSVFLRDPKYRKEALISIPEDRPLVVQFCGNDPNTLLEAALLAEPYCDAIDINIGCPQAIAKRGRYGAFLQDDWDLLRAIVNTVSTGLRIPLTCKLRVFPDIEKTIEYARMLENAGASLLTVHGRTRDQKGPLTGLASWSHIKAVREAVKIPVLANGNIQCLQDIDRCILETGVQGVMTAVGNLYNPCIFESCYPPCWEPALEYLDLVEIYPAPASYIRGHLFKLFQRILCLAENKEERDNLATNSTMESFRRVVENLRDRYQPYHEGNRLWYEEKSDYNLNLPPWLCQSYVRDSPQEHIDKIEAKKMEMKNVSVKRKYEDEEGNQISHKHFKKLRRITLRPYRSTTLCQGCPNPVGFKCDHKLCRQCCRKKCFTEKLICVGHRNLLNXKKXMAIEYDAQQQNVQNMK; this is encoded by the exons ATGCGAAACTGGCCGAACACGGCAAGCGGTATAATATCGCGTTGGTGCTCGGTAGAGGAGAGCCCGATAGCACCGGAACGTCGAAGATTTCGACGCGTACACGGTCTCCAATTACCTTTGCATCCACAACAAGTGGCCGGCTGGGCGATATCGTTGTTCATCGGTAGCGGCACCTTCGCTGTGTCAACGCCTTTGCTCGAACCGTTTGGCCTGCGTCCACTTCTTTCGATCTCCCTGGCCACCATCTTCCTCGTTCACCTGCTTTTTCATCTCGCTGTCCTTCTTCTCGATCCGGCCGATCCGAGAGTTAGAGCAAGACCAACGAATCTTGTAGTGCCTGAATTCGATCGTAAGAAACATCCTCACGTTATCGAGAATGGCCGGTGTCATCTTTGTAACATAACAACGACCGGTGACAGAACGAAACATTGTTCGATTTGCAACAAGTGCGTAGTACGATTTGATCATCACTGCAAGTGGTTGAATAATTGCATAGGGGGTAGGAATTATCCATTATTTTTGGCTTGTCTGATATCGGCTATACTGTCATCTCTTTCGGTGTTAGCCTTATCAATTGCCGAGTTATTCCTCTTCAACGTTCATCGAGAAATTCGCCGGTCGAATGCGACGATGGAGAATGTTACTAGTTTACCTTCGACCGTTTTCCCGATACAACAACCACCCGGTACCGGCACGCTTCTTGTCATCCTGACGATAGGCATACTTTCGGCCATAGCGGCCATTCTCTTGATACATCTCTGTTTCTTCCATGGTTACATAGCTTATCTTGGCTTGACCACTTACGAATACGTTAGAAacaagagggaaagaaaattggaAGTCGGTAAAACTGACTTAACAACGAATACCACGAGTTGTCCCTCCTTTTGCGCCAGGGTCAATGTACCTGCGAGATATCGTTTCTGTGATTCACGCGTAGACGCCTCCATGGAGGTCGTCTCGCGTGAAAGAAATGGTATGAAGGAATACACGGAGTatggaatcgatcgatcggaggATATGTCTTTGGGAcgaaatcgaaaaaataattttcgtctTTGTTTCACTTACGAGACCAATTCTAATGGTGCTTCGATCGAGCTATCCTCTCGATCAACTCTTGGCGAGGATAACAATGAAAAGCATCgtaaaaattcttcttcttggaCCGGAAACGTCGCAGTTGCCGTCGCTGAATCGCCAGATTTCAAATCGTCCACTCCTTCGCCAGTTTCTTGCTGTTTTTCCATTGTAAATCCTATATCTTCGGTGAGACTCGAACGTAATAAGCAAACTCGATCTAGGAGGTGTCGCAAGGATAGTACAGAGTCTGCTAGTACCAGTACCACGCCTAAGGAGAGACGGACATGTGGTACGATCGGAAGAATAAGAACGTTTCTTCGAACGCGTTTTAAAAAGAACTCTCGTCAACGATCTATTAATGCGGAAAATGTGGAtagaacgaaaagaaggaaCAGAGTAGCACCCTCTGTTGATCGCGAAGAAGGCAATAACGTAGCTGAAACGAGCGTATCAACTTTCGAAAATCGActcgaaaatgaaaacgatacgACGGAGGAATCTTCTTTCGCTTCCTCGTCTCGTCCGTCCAATAAATTACCACCTTTGGATCTAAGAACAGCCAGAATTTCGTCGATCGACGAGATCGTCACCGATGAAATCGGTCCTGATCTGATACCCGTGCCTCCTTCAACAGTTACGGCGATTGTAACATCGCCAACGGTAATACCACCGCccataagaacgatatcatcTATCTCCAAGAGGAATAATCATCAATCTCATCTTCGAGCTCGAAGATCCTCCCTTCGGAAAAGGCCAAGATTCAAAATGGGTCCTCGGCTTGCTCAATCTGCTCAATTATCACCCATTCCAGAATCGGAATTCTCAAAACCAGCTTCTCCGCGTTCTCCACCTCAATCAAATCACTTTGCCTTTCCGCCGTTACAAGAT aCAATGAATATGAACGAGAACGATGAAAGTACGTCAAAGTCCGAGAAGATAAACGTTTGGAAGGATGTCCTTGGCTCACCGAGATATGTTGTTGCACCGATGGTCGATGCAAGCGAGTTGGCATGGAGACTACTTTCTCGACGTCACGGTGCGCAACTATGTTACACGCCTATGCTACATTCTTCGGTTTTTTTAAGAGATCCAAAATATAGGAAAGAAGCCCTTATCAGTATACCGGAGGATCGACCTTTGGTTGTACAG TTCTGTGGCAACGATCCAAACACTTTGCTGGAAGCAGCGCTTTTGGCAGAACCTTATTGCGATGCCATAGACATTAATATCGGTTGTCCTCAAGCAATTGCAAAGCGTGGACGCTACGGTGCTTTCTTACAGGACGACTGGGATCTTCTTCGAGCGATcg TTAATACGGTGAGCACGGGACTTCGCATACCCCTTACTTGCAAGCTACGAGTATTTCCAGATATAGAAAAGACGATTGAATATGCTCGAATGCTCGAAAATGCTGGTGCTAGTTTGCTCACTGTACATGGTCGTACGAGGGATCAAAAGGGTCCTTTAACGGGATTAGCATCTTGGAGTCACATTAAAGCTGTTAG AGAAGCTGTTAAAATCCCAGTATTGGCAAACGGGAATATACAATGTCTACAAGATATCGATAGATGTATTTTGGAAACCGGTGTTCAAGGAGTTATGACAGCGGTAGGCAATCTTTACAATCCATGTATATTCGAATCTTGTTATCCACCTTGTTGGGAACCAGCCTTGGAATATTTAGACCTCGTAGAAATCTATCCAGCACCAGCTTCTTACATACGAGGCCATTTGTTCAAACTATTCCAACGCAT ACTTTGTTTAGCAGAAAACAAAGAGGAAAGGGATAACCTGGCTACGAATTCCACTATGGAATCGTTCAGACGAGTTGTCGAAAATTTAAGGGATCGGTATCAGCCGTATCACGAGGGCAATCGATTGtggtacgaagaaaaaagtg aTTACAACTTGAATTTACCCCCGTGGTTATGCCAGTCCTATGTACGTGATTCACCGCAGGAACATATAGACAAAATAGAGgcaaagaaaatggaaatg aaaaatgtatctgtgaaaagaaaatatgaggaTGAGGAAGGAAATCAAATATCTCATAAACATTTCAAAAAGTTACGACGAATAACGCTGCGTCCGTATAGGTCAACTACTCTTTGCCAGGGTTGCCCAAATCCTGTG GGCTTTAAATGTGATCACAAGTTATGTCGCCAATGCTGTAGGAAGAAGTGCTTTACGGAAAAGTTGATCTGTGTCGGGCATAGAAATTTGCTGAA CAAAAAGTAAATGGCAATAGAATATGATGCACAACAACAGAATGTTCAGAATATGAAAtga